In Candidatus Defluviilinea proxima, a single genomic region encodes these proteins:
- a CDS encoding 1-acyl-sn-glycerol-3-phosphate acyltransferase, translated as MQTPSSSPEPKPVTDWWRPDLVKLPELTLPRRVFRFLARGFAKLIVFVLTNAKVSGVENFPTHGPALITINHLGDADAVLLAASIPANIDGMGKIELNEDWLAGPALRAYGVIWVHRGRPDRKAVRAALEGLSQGRFIALAPEGRQSVAGGLEDGTEGAAFLAMKSGAAIVPVAMTGTENENIYGSMKKWKRAKVTLTVGKPFYLKENDNRQLMLKEGTEQIMESLAVLLPEGYRGKYRGG; from the coding sequence ATGCAGACTCCGTCATCCTCCCCTGAGCCGAAACCCGTCACTGATTGGTGGCGGCCCGACCTCGTCAAATTACCAGAGTTGACCCTGCCTCGCAGGGTCTTTCGCTTTTTGGCGCGCGGGTTCGCGAAACTGATTGTGTTCGTTTTGACGAATGCGAAAGTGAGCGGAGTGGAAAACTTCCCCACACATGGACCGGCTTTAATAACCATCAACCACCTCGGCGATGCGGATGCTGTTCTGTTGGCCGCATCCATCCCTGCCAACATTGATGGGATGGGCAAGATCGAATTGAATGAAGACTGGCTGGCGGGACCGGCCCTACGTGCCTACGGAGTCATCTGGGTGCATCGCGGCAGGCCGGACCGTAAAGCTGTGCGCGCCGCGCTCGAAGGTTTATCTCAGGGACGGTTTATCGCGCTCGCGCCGGAAGGACGTCAATCTGTGGCCGGCGGCCTCGAAGATGGGACGGAGGGCGCCGCCTTCCTCGCGATGAAGTCCGGTGCGGCCATTGTCCCTGTGGCGATGACCGGAACGGAGAACGAAAATATTTATGGTTCGATGAAAAAGTGGAAGCGTGCAAAGGTCACATTGACGGTAGGAAAACCGTTTTATCTAAAAGAGAACGATAACCGTCAACTGATGCTGAAAGAAGGGACGGAACAGATCATGGAGTCCCTGGCGGTGTTGTTGCCGGAGGGGTATCGAGGGAAGTATAGGGGTGGGTAA
- a CDS encoding 1-acyl-sn-glycerol-3-phosphate acyltransferase, whose amino-acid sequence MSDVYRVPLKFKLSRPVVKAVFRGIFHVLANVKITGKENIPYGKPYVVAMNHVSIFDPPFAGSFWPEELEIIGASDVFSKPVQGQVLKIYGVIPVHRGEYDRTLFARIISVINAGYPLLIAPEGGRSHVTAMRRAQPGVAYIIEQTNVPVLPVGLIGTTEDFWHRATHGDRPSLVMNIGKPITLPENTAKGKEKHEARQANADLVMRHLAGLLPEEYRGVYADSVILP is encoded by the coding sequence ATGAGTGATGTGTATCGCGTTCCGTTGAAGTTCAAGTTGAGCCGCCCGGTGGTGAAGGCGGTCTTTCGGGGGATTTTTCATGTATTGGCAAATGTAAAGATCACAGGCAAAGAAAATATCCCGTATGGAAAACCGTATGTAGTCGCGATGAATCACGTCTCGATCTTCGATCCTCCGTTTGCGGGCTCGTTCTGGCCTGAAGAGTTGGAGATCATTGGTGCATCAGATGTGTTCAGCAAACCTGTTCAAGGACAGGTGTTGAAGATCTATGGTGTCATCCCCGTGCATCGCGGCGAATATGACCGCACCTTGTTCGCGCGGATCATTTCGGTCATTAATGCCGGGTATCCGTTGTTGATCGCGCCCGAGGGCGGACGTTCGCACGTCACTGCAATGCGACGTGCCCAACCCGGCGTGGCTTATATCATTGAACAAACGAACGTGCCTGTTCTGCCGGTGGGCTTGATCGGCACGACCGAGGATTTCTGGCATCGTGCTACACATGGTGACCGGCCCTCGTTGGTCATGAATATAGGCAAGCCCATCACCTTGCCGGAGAACACAGCCAAGGGGAAAGAAAAACACGAAGCACGTCAGGCAAATGCAGACCTTGTGATGCGTCATCTGGCCGGGCTGTTGCCCGAAGAATATCGCGGCGTGTATGCAGACTCCGTCATCCTCCCCTGA
- a CDS encoding (d)CMP kinase, with amino-acid sequence MTNKSVPAIIAIDGPAASGKSTLGLKVAETLGYLFFDTGVMYRAVTWIALDHSLDVKDEDAVTALAESMPIDVEPASKSDGRACDVFVAGKDITWETRLPEVDANVSVVSAYAGVRAALSKQQRRIGQRGKVVMVGRDIGTVVLPEADLKIYLDASAEERAKRRFDEMSARGADVNYENILAKVIERDRIDSTRDVAPLRAADDAVVIDSDKMNADEVFEKVLALCK; translated from the coding sequence ATGACAAATAAATCTGTACCAGCCATTATCGCAATAGACGGCCCCGCCGCTTCGGGGAAATCCACTTTGGGGTTGAAGGTGGCTGAAACGCTTGGTTATCTCTTCTTCGATACGGGTGTGATGTATCGCGCTGTGACGTGGATCGCGTTAGATCACAGCCTTGATGTGAAGGATGAAGACGCGGTCACAGCTTTAGCGGAATCGATGCCCATTGATGTGGAACCAGCTTCAAAGTCGGATGGACGCGCGTGCGATGTCTTTGTGGCAGGAAAAGATATCACGTGGGAAACGCGTCTGCCGGAAGTGGATGCCAACGTGTCAGTCGTCTCAGCATATGCCGGTGTGCGGGCGGCGTTGAGCAAACAACAGAGACGCATCGGTCAGCGCGGCAAGGTTGTGATGGTGGGACGTGATATTGGCACAGTGGTGTTGCCCGAAGCGGATTTGAAGATCTATCTCGATGCCTCCGCCGAGGAACGTGCGAAGAGGCGTTTTGATGAGATGAGCGCGCGTGGTGCGGACGTGAACTATGAAAATATTCTTGCGAAGGTGATCGAACGTGACCGCATCGACTCGACGCGCGATGTGGCCCCGTTGCGTGCGGCGGATGATGCGGTGGTGATCGACTCTGATAAAATGAACGCGGACGAAGTCTTTGAAAAGGTGTTGGCCTTGTGCAAATGA
- a CDS encoding DUF952 domain-containing protein codes for MIFHITSRTAWQAAQAKGEYTVESLETEGFIHCSTATQVLPVAEKYYAGQNGLLLLVIDPTLLSSTLKWEDPSGGAPPPGVAVGEPFPHIYGPINLDAVVNTLSFVMDSNGAFKMPKI; via the coding sequence ATGATCTTTCACATAACATCTCGCACCGCCTGGCAGGCCGCGCAGGCCAAAGGCGAATACACGGTTGAAAGCCTCGAGACCGAAGGCTTCATCCATTGTTCGACGGCGACACAGGTCTTGCCCGTTGCTGAAAAATATTATGCGGGCCAAAATGGTCTTCTCTTACTTGTGATAGACCCTACGCTTCTTTCCTCGACCTTGAAATGGGAAGACCCCTCCGGCGGAGCGCCTCCGCCCGGTGTTGCTGTGGGTGAACCTTTCCCACATATCTATGGTCCGATCAACCTTGATGCCGTGGTCAATACACTCAGCTTCGTGATGGATTCCAACGGCGCCTTCAAAATGCCGAAGATCTAA